One window from the genome of Calliopsis andreniformis isolate RMS-2024a chromosome 12, iyCalAndr_principal, whole genome shotgun sequence encodes:
- the Pex6 gene encoding peroxisomal biogenesis factor 6 translates to MKNKANMDSVYFYMNFFRNLTKMLMNFNYNYILLYTFVYYILLKLKVLIEMTFNWNTLSDKAFKNVMKQFYDEENYYLDCDSCILANVKCFKIYTPTWFYICSKASLRKYKVLVVPMNNNDTNEIFVSEVMRHNIENALWCNVDTSFLFPIKDDTVRFATEAKVSMISNPYESANDIISALLRNYFSKPRFLGKNDLFGINIKEYISDELYVYSNPLLSVIYFKVNSIKVKDKHCTVSSGAYILYGETTLIQEPNVKSYLPKKHRDLDQAKEELTEKYPICFTKPLKHLEHCILPFIKCDIQLPLKPIFLVKGSQGSNKRKIIQILSEKMGLNFFCTDFAEVQALTSAQTEAKLRIVLHNAEQTAPCILFLNNIEVFGKNSEGQKDERIISTFSIEVNALYEKNFKYPIIIIAGTNESDIPAELNRMFIETIHMEHLDQNIRTNLISWLLVNKNISHSVNLSKVSGMCSDFTYSDFEALILNAVKFHCRQAGTNTKSLILSHEDFNKAYEYMQSIYTDCKGAPRVPKVHWEDIGGLSDLKHEIMRRIQLPLLNALGFSQSGLLLYGPPGTGKTLLAKAVATEYQLHFLSIKGPEVLNMYVGQSEKNVRQVFERARAAAPCIMFFDELDSLAPNRGRSGDSGGVMDRVVSQLLAEMDGLDSSNNIFIIGATNRPDLIDPALLRPGRFDKLLYVGIHSDLSSKLNVLKALTRKFRLRENGEELTKVANELPDHTTGADLYSVCSNAWLNAARKVLSEYNDYQNTSQKIGLNEDIVVELQDFLKAVRELIPSVSEEEAERYKKMQIELSSIS, encoded by the exons ATGAAAAACAAAGCTAACATGGATTCTGTATATTTTTATATgaatttttttcgaaatttAACAAAGATGTTAATGAACTTTAACTACAATTATATTCTCTTATACACATTTGTATATTACATACTTCTTAAACTGAAAGTACTAATTGAGATGACATTTAATTGGAACACTTTGTCAGACAAGGCATTCAAGAATGTAATGAAACAGTTTTATGATGAAGAAAACTATTATCTAGACTGCGATTCTTGTATATTGGCAAATGTAAAATGTTTTAAAATATACACACCTACATGGTTTTATATATGCTCTAAAGCATCTTTAAGAAAGTACAAAGTATTAGTTGTACCTATGAATAATAATGATACAAATGAAATATTTGTATCTGAAGTCATGAGACATAACATAGAAAATGCATTATGGTGCAATGTTGACACTTCTTTCTTAT TCCCAATAAAAGATGATACTGTTAGATTTGCTACAGAGGCTAAAGTTTCAATGATCTCAAATCCATATGAAAGTGCAAATGATATAATAAGTGCTTtattaagaaattatttttctaaACCTAGATTTTTAGGGAAAAATGATTTATTTGGAATCAACATCAAAGAATACATATCAGAtgaattatatgtatatagtaATCCTTTGCTATCTGTGATATACTTTAAAGTTAATAGTATTAAAGTTAAGGATAAACATTGTACAGTTAGCTCTGGTGCTTATATTTTATACGGAGAAACAACACTTATTCAAGAACCAAATGTAAAAAGTTACTTACCTAAAAAACATCGTGATCTTGATCAGGCCAAAGAGGAACTGACAGAAAAGTATCCAATATGTTTCACAAAGCCATTGAAACATTTAGAACATTGCATCTTGCCATTCATTAAATGTG aTATTCAATTACCTCTAAAGCCAATATTTCTTGTCAAGGGTTCACAGGGTTCTAATAAAcgaaaaataattcaaattctTTCTGAAAAGATGGGTCTGAATTTCTTTTGCACAGACTTTGCAGAAGTTCAAGCTCTAACATCTGCACAAACAGAAGCTAAACTACGTATTGTGTTGCACAATGCTGAACAAACTGCACCATGtatactttttttaaataacataGAG GTATTTGGAAAAAATTCAGAAGGTCAAAAGGATGAAAGAATTATATCAACTTTTTCCATTGAAGTGAATGCATTGtatgaaaaaaattttaaatatccaaTTATTATAATAGCTGGTACAAATGAATCTGATATACCAGCAGAATTGAACAGAATGTTCATTGAAACAATTCATATGGAACATTTAGATCAAAATATAAGAACTAACTTAATTTCATGGTTACTTgtgaataaaaatataagtCACTCTGTAAATCTATCAAAAGTGTCTGGAATGTGTTCAGACTTTACATATTCAGATTTTGAGGCACTCATATTGAATGCTGTAAAATTTCACTGTAGACAAGCTGGTACAAATACGAAGTCATTAATTCTTTCACACGAAGATTTTAACAAAGCTTATG aaTACATGCAATCAATATACACTGACTGTAAAGGGGCACCACGGGTACCAAAAGTTCATTGGGAAGATATAGGCGGTCTGTCGGATTTGAAACACGAAATAATGCGTCGAATTCAGTTACCTTTATTAAATGCTTTAGGATTCAGTCAATCTGGACTGCTTTTATATGGTCCACCGGGAACGGGGAAGACACTTCTTGCTAAAGCTGTAGCAACAGAATATCAACTCCATTTCTTATCGATCAAaggtccagaagtactgaacaTGTATGTTGGACAGAGTGAAAAAAATGTTAGGCAAG TATTCGAACGAGCGAGAGCCGCGGCTCCGTGCATAATGTTTTTCGACGAGTTGGATTCGTTAGCACCTAATCGTGGACGTAGTGGAGATAGCGGAGGCGTAATGGATCGCGTCGTATCCCAGTTGCTCGCTGAAATGGATGGCCTCGACTCTTCCAACAATATATTCATTATAGGAGCTACGAACAGACCAGACCTTATAGATCCTGCTCTCCTTAGGCCTGGTCGATTCGATAAACTATTATACGTAGGAATTCATTCCGATCTTTCTTCGAAACTAAACGTGCTAAAGGCATTAACTCGCAAATTTAGATTACGTGAAAACGGAGAGGAATTAACGAAAGTGGCAAACGAATTACCAGATCATACAACAGGTGCTGATTTATACTCCGTCTGCTCCAATGCGTGGCTGAACGCTGCACGAAAAGTTCTCAGCGAATATAACGACTATCAGAACACTTCTCAGAAGATTGGATTGAACGAGGATATTGTAGTAGAGTTACAGGATTTCTTAAAAGCTGTACGCGAGTTAATTCCTTCTGTCAGCGAAGAGGAAGCAGAAAGATACAAAAAGATGCAAATAGAATTATCTTCGATATCATAG